In the genome of Deinococcus deserti VCD115, one region contains:
- a CDS encoding NAD(P)H-dependent oxidoreductase translates to MRTLVIIGHPNPNSFCHALAQQYIDAGRTSGAEIRVLDLSTLRFDPSLRNGFQGAQDLESELQEAQALLKWCSHLCLIYPVWWGSTPAVLKGFFDRVLLPGFAFKYRPSGLPDKLLAGRSARLIVTSDSPTWYLKWMMRDAAIHSVKHSTLAFCGFKVRVSRVDNVRQSSPGKRTQWLNRMTSVALQDHRH, encoded by the coding sequence ATGCGCACCCTTGTCATCATCGGTCACCCCAATCCAAACAGCTTTTGCCATGCACTGGCTCAGCAGTACATAGATGCCGGGCGCACTTCGGGCGCGGAGATCAGAGTGCTTGACCTCTCCACGCTCAGGTTCGACCCCTCCCTTCGTAATGGCTTTCAAGGAGCGCAGGACCTCGAATCAGAATTGCAAGAAGCCCAGGCGCTGCTGAAATGGTGCAGTCACCTGTGCCTGATCTACCCCGTCTGGTGGGGCTCGACTCCCGCTGTACTCAAGGGTTTTTTTGACCGTGTGCTCCTGCCGGGCTTTGCCTTTAAATACCGGCCGTCAGGTCTTCCAGACAAATTACTCGCTGGCCGAAGCGCGCGTCTGATCGTCACCAGTGATTCACCCACCTGGTACCTCAAATGGATGATGCGAGATGCAGCAATTCATTCTGTAAAACACAGCACTCTCGCTTTCTGTGGCTTTAAAGTGCGGGTCAGCCGGGTGGACAATGTCCGGCAAAGTAGCCCTGGAAAGCGCACCCAATGGTTAAACCGAATGACCTCGGTGGCGCTCCAGGATCATCGGCACTGA
- a CDS encoding arsenate reductase ArsC, whose protein sequence is MTRVLILCTHNSARSQMAEALTREAARKAGVDLEVYSAGTEATCVKDDARTVIAELGLSLDTHTSKTLFDVPEPQNFDYVVTVCDSAAEACPVYPGKTTRRHYPFVDPSGGSLDRWRAVRDQLQTQFEAFVAALKNGHRVPDSYTDSPAVTVA, encoded by the coding sequence ATGACCCGAGTCCTGATTCTCTGCACCCACAACAGTGCCCGTTCCCAGATGGCCGAGGCACTGACCCGTGAGGCGGCCCGGAAGGCTGGCGTTGACCTTGAAGTCTATTCTGCCGGGACTGAAGCCACCTGCGTCAAGGACGACGCCAGAACCGTCATTGCCGAACTTGGACTGAGCCTGGACACCCACACCAGCAAGACACTCTTTGACGTGCCTGAACCTCAGAATTTCGATTACGTCGTGACCGTATGTGACAGCGCCGCCGAAGCCTGCCCGGTCTACCCGGGCAAGACCACCCGCAGGCATTATCCGTTTGTCGATCCGAGTGGCGGCAGTCTCGACCGCTGGCGCGCCGTGCGGGACCAGCTTCAGACGCAGTTCGAGGCTTTTGTGGCGGCGCTCAAAAATGGCCATCGGGTTCCGGATTCTTATACTGACAGTCCGGCCGTGACGGTCGCCTGA
- a CDS encoding MIP/aquaporin family protein gives MTLPTPVPLSRALAAEGIGTFALVFFGPGAAVVQAQTGALGHLGVAVVFGLTVTAVIAALAPISGAHINPAATFALTLAGRFPRERVLPYVAAQLLAAALAGFVLLALFGMKGDLGVTVPSGSVAQAFVLELTLTFFLLLVALRSGLPWVVGGVVALEAAMGGPMTGASMNPARSFGPSLASGIWTAHWLYWAAPLMGAGLAVAANHFLNPTEPVETAPHQAQEFVPTEKPT, from the coding sequence ATGACTCTGCCTACGCCGGTCCCTCTTTCCCGCGCCCTGGCTGCGGAAGGCATCGGAACCTTCGCCCTGGTGTTCTTCGGCCCAGGTGCGGCGGTGGTCCAGGCACAGACGGGAGCGCTCGGGCATCTGGGTGTCGCGGTTGTGTTCGGCCTGACGGTCACGGCGGTCATCGCAGCACTTGCACCGATCAGCGGGGCGCACATCAACCCGGCCGCCACCTTCGCCCTCACCCTCGCCGGTAGGTTTCCACGGGAACGCGTCCTGCCTTATGTCGCGGCGCAGCTGCTTGCCGCGGCGCTCGCCGGGTTTGTGCTGCTGGCCCTCTTCGGAATGAAGGGCGACCTGGGGGTGACGGTCCCATCCGGCAGCGTTGCGCAGGCATTTGTTCTGGAACTGACGCTCACGTTTTTCCTGTTGCTTGTTGCCCTGCGCTCCGGCCTGCCCTGGGTGGTCGGAGGGGTGGTGGCTCTGGAGGCCGCCATGGGCGGCCCCATGACCGGGGCGAGCATGAATCCGGCGCGGTCTTTCGGTCCATCCCTGGCCAGCGGCATCTGGACCGCGCACTGGCTGTACTGGGCCGCACCACTGATGGGCGCCGGGCTGGCCGTTGCTGCCAACCATTTTCTTAACCCCACCGAACCGGTCGAGACGGCGCCACATCAGGCGCAGGAGTTCGTGCCTACCGAAAAACCGACATGA
- a CDS encoding helix-turn-helix transcriptional regulator, producing the protein MSETEADHIHLLAQLQQIAQGLAETFAPFCEVVVHDLTCPDHAVIAIHNNLSGREHHQPATELGLARIQDSQYPQIITNYANRFADGRPAKSTSIGIKDSRGSYVAALCLNIDLTVFRSLQSVIESFVQLDNTVSVQESLEPAGAELLRAHMDQFAARRGTVPQALKVEDRRTLVKELKAGGHLQVRRAMEIVASHLGVSRAAAYSYAKISPGDQLRSRRP; encoded by the coding sequence GTGTCAGAGACAGAAGCCGACCATATCCATCTCCTGGCGCAGCTCCAGCAGATCGCCCAGGGACTTGCCGAGACGTTCGCACCATTCTGTGAGGTGGTGGTGCACGATCTGACCTGCCCAGACCATGCGGTGATCGCGATCCACAACAACCTCTCGGGACGTGAACACCATCAGCCCGCCACAGAGCTGGGGCTGGCCCGTATTCAGGACTCCCAGTACCCGCAGATCATCACCAATTACGCCAACCGCTTCGCCGATGGCCGCCCAGCCAAAAGCACGTCTATCGGCATCAAAGACTCCCGGGGCAGTTATGTGGCCGCGCTTTGCCTGAACATTGACCTGACGGTTTTCCGCAGCCTGCAAAGCGTCATTGAATCTTTCGTGCAGCTGGACAATACAGTCAGCGTTCAGGAATCCCTCGAGCCCGCGGGGGCAGAGCTTCTCCGGGCGCACATGGACCAGTTTGCCGCCAGACGCGGCACCGTACCCCAGGCTCTCAAGGTTGAAGACAGGCGAACACTCGTGAAAGAACTCAAAGCTGGCGGCCACCTGCAGGTGCGGCGAGCGATGGAAATCGTGGCGTCTCACCTTGGGGTTTCGCGGGCAGCAGCCTACAGCTATGCGAAAATATCACCGGGTGACCAGCTCAGGTCGCGTCGACCATAA
- a CDS encoding response regulator has translation MSVPCRYLLVDDNPTDLLLAQEAFEELQPDCTLTCVQSGEEALNFLHSTPTLPDVILLDINMPGMSGFQLLGLLKQEPKLRRIPVVMLSTSAAAKDISEAYSLHASSYMVKSSAFDTFLRQIDAFLKYWQANRVCNETPGEITPEGHREL, from the coding sequence ATGTCCGTTCCGTGCCGCTACCTGCTGGTAGACGACAACCCCACTGACCTTCTGCTCGCCCAGGAAGCGTTCGAGGAACTTCAGCCCGACTGCACCCTGACATGCGTCCAGAGCGGCGAGGAAGCCCTGAACTTCCTGCATTCCACGCCCACCCTGCCGGACGTGATTCTTCTGGATATCAACATGCCTGGAATGAGCGGCTTCCAGTTATTGGGGCTGCTCAAGCAGGAGCCAAAATTGCGCCGCATTCCGGTGGTGATGCTCTCCACCTCTGCTGCCGCAAAGGACATCAGCGAAGCGTACAGCCTGCATGCAAGTTCATACATGGTGAAATCGTCCGCGTTCGATACGTTCCTGCGCCAAATCGATGCATTTCTCAAGTACTGGCAGGCGAACCGGGTATGTAACGAGACACCCGGAGAAATCACGCCGGAAGGCCATCGGGAGCTATAA
- a CDS encoding ornithine cyclodeaminase family protein, whose protein sequence is MNHGAMPLTVLSDTVIRSLLDEREVIDIVRDAFAADGRGQAAVLPVVGHSLNGGRYSIKTSHLQLSGHHEVFGLKMGSYYPDNVRRGLPTHSAVMLMGDPVTGQPHALLAANVITEARTAAAGAVAAQMLSRPDAQVVALFGTGGQALAQLRALQEVRSLKEVRVWSRTPERAEAFVEAADLPGLAVRAVPDGQAACEDADIVVTVTPAEEPIISRQWIRPGTHINAMGSDAPGKQELDPYLVAVAKVVVDRRAQSLTIGEMQRPVALQLVQPEDIYAELGELCAGLKPGREHSEEITVFDSTGVSFQDTALAGHLLRLAEQRCVGEVVSL, encoded by the coding sequence ATGAATCACGGTGCGATGCCTCTGACGGTCCTCAGCGATACCGTGATTCGCTCACTCCTCGATGAGCGGGAAGTTATAGACATCGTCCGGGACGCGTTTGCGGCAGATGGTCGCGGTCAGGCTGCAGTGCTGCCTGTGGTCGGCCATTCCCTGAACGGCGGACGCTACAGCATTAAAACCAGTCATCTGCAGCTGTCCGGGCATCACGAGGTCTTTGGTCTGAAGATGGGATCGTACTATCCCGACAATGTTCGCCGTGGCCTACCAACGCACAGCGCAGTCATGCTGATGGGCGATCCTGTCACCGGGCAACCGCACGCGCTTCTGGCCGCCAACGTCATCACAGAGGCTCGCACGGCCGCTGCCGGGGCCGTGGCGGCCCAGATGCTCTCCCGCCCGGACGCTCAGGTGGTGGCGCTGTTCGGGACAGGAGGGCAGGCGCTGGCGCAACTTCGAGCTCTTCAGGAAGTGCGGTCGTTGAAGGAAGTGCGGGTCTGGTCACGCACCCCCGAGCGTGCCGAGGCATTCGTGGAAGCGGCCGACCTGCCGGGCCTCGCTGTGCGGGCGGTGCCGGACGGACAGGCCGCCTGCGAAGACGCGGACATCGTCGTCACTGTGACTCCGGCGGAGGAACCGATCATCTCGCGGCAGTGGATCAGACCTGGAACGCATATCAACGCCATGGGTTCTGATGCTCCCGGGAAGCAGGAACTTGATCCATATCTGGTCGCCGTGGCCAAAGTCGTGGTAGACCGGCGTGCCCAGAGCCTGACCATAGGGGAAATGCAGCGCCCGGTCGCCCTGCAGCTCGTACAACCGGAGGACATCTACGCAGAGCTGGGTGAGCTGTGTGCAGGCTTGAAGCCGGGCCGGGAACACTCAGAAGAAATTACAGTGTTCGACTCGACGGGAGTGTCTTTCCAGGACACTGCACTGGCTGGGCATCTCCTGAGATTGGCCGAGCAGCGATGCGTTGGCGAGGTTGTGTCGCTGTAA
- a CDS encoding ATP-binding protein: protein MTGRSLFEHGGEMGALMREVDWSSTSLGPPDHWSPRLRTYIELMLTSKQPMYVGWTHDLIAIYNDAYRPILGADKHPGALGRRTADIFEHDGYPGLKPYFDAVLERGEGVAFVDILVPLFRDGYLEECYFDVSYTPIHGETHVEGMLASVSETTERVLSIRRTETLAALASGLLGSSDLSQIASAIVQGELNNPHDLPFTLLYLPDAQELRLQAAAGLDAALLDTFAVLPEAWRGGAEVRVESISPLTVGPWPEPVTQVAILPLAQESTAAANPGVLVIGLNARKRFDRPYRDYLNLLRGQVMGALRTADLTAVLQEQNAELDARTRILEAFATLTHDLGILSDPLHLIHETQQVILGLLAPGFSQYYEPEDARWVVRSQVGQPGNPEVQTALHAGLPLHEAPALSVPWSTGELYFQTAVGPAAGDLTGDEAPHRATASLPITVGGHRRGVLSFALTPDQGWSRSDRALLATAMRSLNLMLERVDQTHALAARQAEVESRNQALEAFAQLSMDLVVETDRVALIRRAQQIVLSLLPGGYAAYYELEEGRWRAKSQVGEIGDEGLQTLIDAGFAHDVPSLATPLITDEPFYQDAYVHGSDSPKEMVQHIQAVATLPLRMQGVTVGMFVIALFHQRAWTAVDRALLETTMRSLSLALERADFTQQLTEHRDALNARTQALGEANKELESFAYSVSHDLRTPVRHIAGFTSLLRKALDTPLDPKVARYLTVIEQSAQRMNNLIDAMLDLSRSARQPLQIQLIDLGALLTDVRAELLPDLRGRDISWLVDPLPKVWADQALMRQVLLNLISNALKYTRTREHAVIEVRAEERPEFTVLTVQDNGVGFDARYADKLFGVFQRLHLQEEFEGTGVGLANVRRIMARHGGQAWAKGAVGEGAAFSVSLPRTGPLQPPP, encoded by the coding sequence ATGACCGGGCGTTCACTTTTTGAACACGGGGGAGAGATGGGCGCCCTGATGCGCGAGGTTGACTGGTCCAGCACTTCCCTCGGACCGCCTGACCACTGGTCCCCGCGCCTGCGCACGTACATCGAGCTGATGCTCACCTCCAAGCAACCCATGTATGTCGGCTGGACCCATGACCTGATTGCCATTTACAACGATGCGTACCGACCCATTCTGGGCGCCGACAAGCACCCTGGCGCGCTTGGCCGGCGGACAGCGGACATTTTTGAGCATGACGGCTATCCAGGCCTTAAGCCTTACTTCGATGCGGTGCTCGAGCGGGGCGAGGGCGTCGCCTTTGTGGATATCCTGGTGCCTCTGTTCCGCGACGGATACCTGGAAGAATGCTATTTCGACGTCAGTTACACGCCCATCCACGGCGAGACTCACGTGGAAGGAATGCTGGCCAGCGTCAGCGAAACCACCGAGCGGGTGTTGAGTATCCGGCGCACCGAAACGTTGGCTGCTCTCGCGTCCGGCCTGCTTGGGTCAAGCGACCTGTCACAGATCGCCTCCGCCATTGTTCAGGGGGAGTTGAACAATCCGCATGACCTGCCGTTCACCCTGCTGTATCTCCCAGATGCCCAGGAACTGAGGCTGCAGGCGGCTGCAGGACTCGATGCGGCACTCCTTGATACATTTGCGGTCCTTCCTGAAGCATGGCGAGGCGGAGCCGAGGTCCGAGTAGAGTCCATTTCACCACTTACGGTGGGGCCGTGGCCTGAACCTGTGACCCAGGTGGCCATTCTGCCGCTGGCGCAGGAGAGTACTGCAGCTGCCAACCCTGGCGTCCTCGTAATCGGTCTCAATGCACGCAAACGTTTTGATCGTCCGTACCGCGATTACCTGAATCTGCTCAGAGGCCAGGTGATGGGCGCACTGCGAACAGCGGACCTCACTGCCGTTCTCCAGGAGCAGAATGCGGAACTCGATGCCCGGACCCGGATCCTTGAGGCCTTCGCGACACTTACCCATGACCTGGGCATACTGAGTGATCCGCTGCATCTGATTCACGAGACGCAACAGGTCATCCTGGGCCTGCTGGCCCCCGGGTTTTCACAGTACTACGAGCCGGAAGACGCTCGGTGGGTCGTCCGTTCCCAGGTGGGACAGCCCGGCAACCCGGAGGTGCAGACCGCTTTACACGCTGGTCTGCCGCTGCATGAGGCTCCAGCCCTGTCTGTTCCATGGAGTACTGGTGAACTGTACTTTCAGACCGCAGTTGGCCCTGCGGCCGGGGACCTGACGGGTGACGAAGCCCCCCACAGAGCAACCGCAAGCTTGCCCATTACGGTGGGTGGCCACCGGCGTGGAGTGCTCAGCTTCGCGCTGACCCCGGATCAAGGATGGTCCCGCTCTGACCGCGCCTTGCTGGCGACAGCGATGCGGAGCCTGAATCTGATGTTGGAGCGGGTCGACCAGACTCACGCCCTGGCGGCTCGCCAGGCTGAAGTGGAGAGCCGCAATCAGGCACTGGAAGCCTTCGCTCAACTGTCCATGGATCTGGTAGTGGAAACCGACCGGGTGGCCCTGATACGAAGGGCGCAGCAGATTGTGTTGTCTCTGCTGCCTGGCGGGTACGCGGCGTATTACGAGCTGGAAGAAGGACGATGGCGTGCGAAATCCCAGGTGGGGGAGATCGGTGACGAAGGGCTGCAGACCCTGATCGACGCTGGTTTTGCTCATGATGTGCCCAGTCTGGCTACTCCGCTGATCACCGATGAGCCCTTCTATCAGGACGCGTATGTCCACGGCAGCGACAGCCCCAAGGAAATGGTGCAGCACATTCAGGCCGTGGCGACCCTGCCGCTCCGGATGCAGGGCGTCACCGTCGGCATGTTCGTGATCGCTTTGTTTCATCAGCGCGCCTGGACGGCTGTCGACCGGGCGCTGCTCGAAACGACGATGCGCAGTTTGAGCCTTGCACTGGAACGCGCGGATTTCACGCAGCAGCTCACTGAGCATCGGGATGCCCTGAATGCTCGGACGCAGGCTCTGGGAGAGGCAAACAAGGAGCTTGAATCGTTCGCCTACAGCGTCAGTCACGATCTCAGAACCCCCGTGCGCCATATCGCTGGATTCACCAGCCTGCTCCGGAAGGCGCTGGACACGCCGCTGGACCCGAAGGTGGCCCGCTACCTGACGGTGATCGAGCAGTCGGCGCAGCGGATGAACAACCTCATTGACGCGATGCTCGATCTGTCCCGCAGCGCCCGCCAGCCCCTGCAGATCCAGCTGATCGACCTGGGGGCTCTGCTGACGGATGTCCGTGCAGAGTTGCTGCCGGACCTCCGGGGGCGGGACATTTCCTGGCTGGTGGACCCCCTGCCGAAGGTGTGGGCGGATCAGGCTCTGATGCGGCAGGTGTTACTGAACCTGATTTCGAACGCGCTGAAGTACACCCGCACACGAGAACACGCGGTGATTGAGGTCCGCGCGGAGGAGCGTCCGGAGTTCACTGTCTTGACGGTTCAGGACAATGGAGTGGGCTTCGATGCCCGGTACGCCGACAAATTGTTTGGTGTATTCCAGCGCCTTCATCTGCAGGAGGAGTTCGAGGGGACCGGCGTGGGCCTGGCAAATGTGCGGCGCATCATGGCGCGGCATGGAGGCCAGGCCTGGGCGAAAGGCGCTGTAGGCGAAGGTGCCGCCTTTTCGGTCAGCTTGCCCAGGACTGGTCCGCTCCAGCCCCCGCCCTGA
- a CDS encoding threonine ammonia-lyase — protein MSHPTAVSSLIALNELLSAHQRIRGHVVRTPLVPFPLEGFWVKPENLQPTGAFKLRGAFNALLALSEDERQRGVVAHSSGNHAQAVAYAAQQLGIPAVIVMPDNAPQLKLDMTRAFGADVIVVGPASEERAARAKELTSERGLSPIPPYDDARIIAGAGTVGLEILEDLPDVHTVLVPVSGGGLLSGVAAALKLQRPDVRVIGVEPEVAADAHDSFKSGQRVTYTAEQVGRTLADGLRVQHLGDLNWLHVQAFVDDIITVSEAELRRAVRETTLRTRLVTEPSGAVTLAAALSHRQELQAAGPLVAVLSGGNLDRDLLVHLLKEEQE, from the coding sequence ATGTCGCATCCAACTGCTGTTTCCTCCCTCATCGCTTTGAATGAATTGTTGAGCGCACACCAGCGCATCCGTGGCCACGTCGTACGCACTCCTCTGGTCCCGTTTCCGCTCGAAGGATTCTGGGTCAAACCGGAGAACCTGCAACCTACTGGGGCATTTAAGCTGCGCGGAGCCTTCAACGCCCTCCTTGCGCTGTCCGAAGACGAACGGCAGCGAGGCGTGGTTGCTCATTCCAGCGGCAACCATGCGCAGGCTGTCGCCTATGCCGCCCAACAGCTGGGGATCCCTGCCGTGATCGTCATGCCAGACAATGCCCCCCAGCTGAAGCTGGACATGACCCGGGCGTTCGGTGCGGACGTGATCGTGGTGGGGCCCGCGAGTGAGGAGCGCGCCGCCCGGGCCAAGGAGCTGACGTCAGAGCGGGGGCTGAGCCCCATTCCCCCATATGACGATGCCCGCATTATCGCGGGGGCGGGCACTGTCGGGCTCGAGATTCTGGAGGACCTGCCCGACGTACACACCGTCCTGGTTCCGGTGAGTGGCGGGGGCCTGTTGTCGGGTGTGGCCGCCGCGCTGAAACTGCAGCGTCCAGACGTGCGCGTCATTGGTGTGGAGCCCGAGGTGGCCGCCGACGCCCATGACAGCTTCAAGTCCGGGCAGCGCGTCACCTACACGGCCGAACAGGTGGGCCGCACCCTGGCTGATGGTCTGCGCGTGCAGCACCTGGGCGATTTGAACTGGCTTCATGTTCAGGCATTCGTGGATGACATCATTACCGTCAGTGAAGCCGAACTTCGGCGCGCGGTGCGCGAGACCACCCTGCGAACCCGCCTTGTGACGGAACCCAGTGGAGCCGTGACGCTGGCTGCGGCGCTCTCACACCGCCAGGAACTGCAAGCCGCCGGCCCACTCGTCGCTGTCCTCAGTGGCGGCAATCTCGATCGTGATCTGCTCGTGCACCTGTTGAAAGAGGAACAGGAATGA
- a CDS encoding ArsR/SmtB family transcription factor: MTALESPSILDQVKALSHEIRYDLIRHLAQGERCVCDLEELLELPQSKVSYHLGILKDAELVRSEQRGKNTYYTLKQEQLFLLGGGLLTEIFTDRVSLTEQKKSIC; this comes from the coding sequence ATGACCGCACTCGAATCGCCAAGCATTCTGGATCAGGTCAAGGCCCTGTCGCATGAAATCCGCTACGACCTGATCCGCCACCTGGCCCAGGGTGAGCGATGCGTCTGTGACCTGGAAGAGCTGCTGGAGCTACCCCAGTCGAAGGTGTCATATCACCTTGGTATTTTGAAAGATGCGGAACTTGTCCGGTCTGAGCAGCGAGGAAAAAACACCTATTACACCCTGAAGCAAGAACAGCTGTTTCTACTGGGCGGAGGTCTGTTAACCGAGATATTTACAGACCGTGTCTCCTTGACGGAACAAAAGAAATCAATATGCTGA
- a CDS encoding IS982-like element ISDds5 family transposase — MARYRLHHSLGRRRVIRTLWRWGRKHFSDHRSCRHQKVTDAFLVALLLSRYVFKHPYPSIWWNILREDRPGLPSYTQAFTRGQRLLEHLEALVSPPLPCTDVVVDSMPLPVCRPKRGKRCAFPGARWGYGTQGDFFGFKLHAWVSPAGQVMQYLIRPANLHDTTVAYELNRRWADFGGPRVIGDKGYCALGFIYPPKKNTRYDTRWREDHHPKLRKRIETVFSQLVEAQVRSVQSKTLTSLRLRVVLAVLAHNLMHR; from the coding sequence ATGGCTAGATACCGACTCCACCACAGTTTAGGCCGTCGTCGCGTCATCCGCACCCTCTGGCGTTGGGGCAGAAAGCATTTCAGCGACCATAGGAGCTGCCGGCATCAGAAGGTGACAGATGCATTCCTCGTCGCGCTTCTCCTGTCGCGGTATGTCTTCAAACATCCGTACCCGTCCATCTGGTGGAACATCCTGAGGGAAGACCGGCCCGGTCTTCCCAGTTACACCCAGGCGTTCACCCGCGGCCAGCGTCTCCTGGAGCATCTTGAGGCTCTCGTCAGTCCACCTTTGCCCTGTACAGATGTCGTGGTGGACTCCATGCCACTCCCGGTGTGTCGTCCAAAACGAGGGAAACGCTGCGCGTTTCCTGGTGCGCGGTGGGGCTACGGGACCCAGGGCGATTTCTTCGGCTTCAAACTCCACGCCTGGGTCTCACCCGCTGGCCAAGTGATGCAGTACCTCATCCGACCAGCCAACCTGCACGACACGACCGTCGCCTACGAGCTCAACCGACGCTGGGCGGACTTCGGCGGACCCCGAGTGATCGGGGATAAGGGGTACTGCGCGTTGGGGTTCATCTATCCACCCAAGAAAAATACGCGCTACGACACCAGGTGGCGGGAAGACCACCATCCGAAATTACGTAAACGCATCGAAACCGTGTTCTCTCAGTTGGTGGAAGCCCAGGTTCGTTCCGTTCAGTCTAAAACCCTGACCTCATTGCGGCTCCGCGTCGTCCTGGCCGTACTCGCCCACAACCTCATGCACCGCTAA
- a CDS encoding TetR/AcrR family transcriptional regulator, with amino-acid sequence MMLTVSRSKSENALERRELRSQPAAQQRPYHHGQLREALLSAAFDLLQEQQAAHISLRQVAKHAGVSHAAPYHYFPDRRQLLLALAERCMEAFYQKQVEAFERAGPDPLHQLVAIGEAYIQFALQHTNAFHLIFDPSLCIPDQPSPVHQANQQLLRFTIERCMAQGSVPPNDPDLVAAGMWGTVHGLAQLILLGHLPAEAARPALQALNGLS; translated from the coding sequence ATGATGTTGACAGTGTCAAGATCAAAATCGGAAAACGCCTTGGAACGAAGGGAACTGCGTTCCCAGCCTGCGGCGCAGCAACGTCCCTACCATCACGGACAGTTGCGAGAAGCGCTGTTATCCGCTGCATTCGACCTTCTTCAAGAACAGCAGGCTGCCCATATCAGTTTGCGTCAGGTCGCCAAGCATGCAGGCGTCAGCCACGCTGCGCCGTATCATTATTTCCCGGATCGCCGTCAGCTCCTGCTTGCTCTTGCGGAGCGGTGTATGGAAGCGTTCTATCAAAAGCAGGTGGAAGCTTTCGAACGGGCAGGACCCGACCCGCTCCATCAGCTGGTCGCCATCGGCGAAGCATACATTCAGTTTGCACTTCAGCACACGAACGCTTTCCATCTTATTTTTGATCCGAGCCTCTGCATCCCAGACCAGCCGAGCCCAGTGCACCAGGCCAATCAGCAACTGCTCCGATTTACCATTGAGCGTTGTATGGCGCAAGGCAGCGTTCCGCCGAATGACCCGGATCTCGTGGCCGCAGGAATGTGGGGTACCGTGCACGGCCTGGCCCAACTCATTTTGCTGGGGCACCTGCCTGCTGAAGCGGCCCGGCCTGCCTTACAGGCACTGAACGGATTGTCCTGA
- a CDS encoding metallophosphoesterase family protein — MKIAVFGDVHGNRFALEAVVQDIEQHQPDMWLNLGDQLFGGADPVGAWQVQQELRAKYGALEVRGNTDERLGQDLTETTEKRAMLEWLHSILPEDAAAHVAGLPTSVTVADGQVIAAHGAPDSAWTYLLLDGKAWATNDLILERLGDTGKARVVIVGHSHQEHVRQIGQVTVVNAGAVSRQKDGCPLARWVLLEGHNGIWNVTFRRVTYNVEAAARWAEQHAHKGAQEAVQLRTGAPHKKP; from the coding sequence ATGAAAATAGCGGTGTTCGGAGATGTTCATGGCAACCGTTTCGCGCTCGAAGCTGTGGTTCAGGACATCGAACAGCACCAGCCGGACATGTGGCTGAACCTGGGCGACCAGCTCTTCGGTGGGGCAGACCCGGTGGGGGCGTGGCAGGTCCAGCAGGAGCTCCGGGCTAAGTACGGCGCGCTGGAAGTACGTGGGAACACAGATGAACGACTTGGGCAGGACCTTACCGAAACAACCGAGAAGCGGGCGATGCTTGAGTGGCTGCACAGCATTCTTCCAGAAGATGCCGCGGCGCACGTGGCGGGCCTGCCGACCAGCGTCACTGTGGCGGACGGCCAGGTGATCGCTGCACACGGCGCGCCCGACAGTGCCTGGACGTACCTGCTGCTTGACGGCAAGGCCTGGGCGACTAACGACCTGATCCTGGAGCGGCTAGGAGACACCGGAAAGGCGCGCGTGGTGATCGTTGGACACTCTCATCAGGAGCATGTCCGGCAGATCGGCCAGGTGACAGTGGTGAATGCTGGTGCCGTCAGCCGCCAGAAGGACGGCTGTCCCCTGGCCCGGTGGGTACTTCTGGAAGGTCATAACGGTATCTGGAATGTTACGTTCCGCAGGGTCACCTACAACGTGGAGGCAGCGGCACGGTGGGCTGAGCAACACGCCCACAAAGGCGCCCAGGAGGCAGTACAGTTAAGAACCGGTGCGCCGCACAAAAAACCCTGA